In Geotalea uraniireducens, one genomic interval encodes:
- the pilQ gene encoding type IV pilus secretin PilQ produces MRIQMKLFRKLALASLVTIFCGCAGANSSMKSDQLPGQVQGSVLREVSVVGDGATTQVVIAANKPLVYTFYKTDAPPKAVVDLAQVDVGSVVSPQEINKGIIKRIVTAHYGEGAAAMTRVEVYLARDAEVTATADPQDKGVLRLSILSREAGDAQAPVAVSSVPAAEKPAETSTQNAAVDKAKNTVPVVETTSSNSSATEAPAASAKAEKPVDTTVNEEPVAKGPVVVSSIVAAKDSIDIITSGPVADYKSFSLTKPDRFVIDLFAVKSGFESRVVPVNSLNVGTARIGAYPDKVRIVLDAAEGRLPAFAIDRFASGLKVVPASNAGTSGKGEEAIAVTTASVKAAPVKVAEPAAHVEKKKLQPVVVPSVESIDFKELADTSRLVIAITEGCDLDKAVKTADGLTFTIKNCLLPRKWQRYLDTSAFAGSIERVTPYQVKVQGRHDVKVQVKLRNDVPYELKQEGGNVYLDVKNLSPAKEHVAAGAAVSDKGAKKTPPTVARDMSPDAALMAIATPTAGGKVYTGRRVTLEFSDADIRKIFQLIAEVSNLNFIVGDDVTGTISLKLVNVPWDQALDVILENKGLGMQREGNIVQIRPRAKIQTLADEQQALHKAEEKAMPLKTEVFDINFASVSDVASQFNALKSERGTITQDARTNRVIVKDIEPAIKEMKFLLKNLDIPERQVLIEARIVEATSTFTRDLGVQWGIHYKDGAASFANINGLDAGFGGVVVNTPASSGFQAADSSGGAVGISFGSLASNINVDMRLSAAAVAGLIKIISTPKVVTLNNKSAKISQGQSIPYQTTSAEGTKTEFVEAALTLEVTPHITSDGSISMKIKATNNSAGTGSPPPINKKEATTELLVKNSETTVIGGIYVDSDTDEDQGVPFLMDIPLLGWLFKSNTKTKTKTELLIFITPKIVS; encoded by the coding sequence ATGAGAATCCAGATGAAATTATTCAGGAAACTCGCCCTGGCATCGCTTGTGACGATATTCTGCGGCTGCGCCGGAGCCAATTCGTCAATGAAAAGCGATCAGTTGCCCGGGCAGGTGCAGGGGAGCGTCCTGCGGGAGGTCAGTGTTGTCGGCGATGGTGCTACCACTCAGGTCGTCATTGCCGCGAACAAGCCTCTTGTCTATACCTTCTACAAGACCGACGCTCCTCCGAAGGCGGTCGTCGATCTCGCCCAGGTGGATGTCGGTTCGGTTGTTTCTCCGCAGGAGATTAACAAGGGGATCATCAAGCGGATCGTGACGGCACATTATGGCGAAGGCGCAGCCGCCATGACACGAGTTGAAGTGTACCTGGCCCGCGATGCTGAGGTTACGGCTACTGCCGATCCGCAGGACAAGGGGGTGCTGCGCCTTTCTATTCTTTCCCGAGAAGCCGGGGATGCGCAAGCGCCGGTTGCGGTGTCTTCTGTGCCGGCAGCAGAAAAGCCCGCCGAAACCTCGACTCAGAATGCTGCGGTCGACAAAGCAAAAAATACGGTTCCCGTCGTTGAAACAACGTCATCCAATTCTTCTGCGACTGAAGCGCCGGCTGCCTCGGCCAAAGCGGAGAAACCTGTAGATACCACTGTCAACGAGGAGCCAGTCGCTAAAGGGCCTGTTGTCGTTTCGTCGATTGTTGCTGCCAAGGATTCGATTGACATAATCACCTCTGGGCCGGTAGCCGATTACAAATCTTTTAGCCTGACAAAACCGGATCGGTTCGTGATTGATCTTTTTGCCGTGAAATCGGGATTCGAATCTCGCGTTGTTCCTGTCAACAGCTTGAATGTCGGGACAGCACGAATCGGGGCCTATCCCGACAAGGTTCGCATTGTGCTGGATGCGGCGGAAGGAAGACTCCCTGCTTTTGCCATTGACCGGTTTGCTTCCGGCCTGAAAGTTGTTCCTGCCAGCAACGCCGGTACGTCTGGAAAGGGTGAAGAGGCTATCGCGGTCACCACGGCGTCTGTCAAGGCCGCGCCGGTGAAAGTGGCAGAGCCTGCGGCTCACGTCGAGAAGAAGAAACTGCAGCCAGTGGTCGTTCCCTCGGTAGAGTCGATTGATTTCAAGGAGCTGGCAGATACCTCGCGCCTAGTTATTGCGATTACCGAAGGGTGCGATCTCGATAAGGCGGTGAAGACTGCCGATGGCCTGACATTTACCATCAAGAATTGCCTCCTCCCCCGCAAATGGCAGCGCTATCTTGATACCAGCGCATTTGCTGGATCGATTGAGCGGGTGACGCCGTACCAGGTAAAGGTACAAGGCCGGCATGACGTGAAGGTGCAGGTCAAGCTCCGGAACGACGTTCCTTATGAGCTCAAGCAAGAGGGGGGCAATGTCTACCTGGACGTGAAGAATCTGTCGCCTGCTAAAGAGCATGTTGCAGCGGGGGCCGCTGTGTCTGACAAGGGCGCAAAAAAAACGCCGCCGACAGTTGCACGGGATATGTCTCCCGATGCTGCATTGATGGCTATTGCCACGCCGACAGCTGGTGGAAAGGTTTATACTGGCCGGCGGGTAACCCTTGAATTTTCTGATGCCGACATTCGGAAAATTTTTCAACTCATTGCCGAGGTCAGCAATCTGAATTTCATAGTCGGCGACGATGTTACCGGCACTATCAGTCTCAAGCTGGTTAATGTCCCGTGGGATCAGGCGCTTGATGTCATCTTGGAAAACAAGGGCCTCGGAATGCAGCGCGAAGGCAATATTGTCCAGATTCGCCCGAGAGCCAAGATTCAGACTCTCGCCGACGAGCAACAGGCACTGCACAAAGCCGAGGAAAAGGCGATGCCGCTGAAAACAGAGGTGTTCGACATCAACTTTGCCTCGGTGAGCGACGTTGCTTCCCAGTTCAACGCGCTCAAAAGTGAACGCGGCACCATTACCCAGGATGCGCGAACCAACCGGGTAATCGTCAAGGATATCGAACCGGCGATCAAGGAGATGAAATTCCTGCTCAAAAACCTCGATATCCCGGAACGCCAGGTGTTGATCGAGGCACGAATTGTCGAGGCAACCTCGACGTTCACTCGCGACCTGGGGGTCCAGTGGGGAATTCACTACAAGGATGGGGCCGCATCCTTTGCGAACATTAACGGCCTCGATGCCGGTTTCGGTGGCGTAGTGGTCAATACCCCGGCGTCTTCCGGGTTTCAGGCTGCCGACAGTTCGGGAGGGGCGGTTGGTATTTCGTTCGGCTCGCTTGCCAGTAACATCAATGTCGACATGCGTCTTTCCGCTGCGGCAGTTGCTGGCCTGATCAAGATCATCTCGACGCCGAAAGTAGTGACTCTCAATAATAAATCCGCCAAGATTTCGCAGGGGCAGTCGATCCCCTATCAAACAACCTCGGCAGAGGGGACCAAAACCGAGTTCGTTGAGGCTGCCCTTACGCTCGAAGTGACCCCCCATATTACTTCCGATGGCAGTATTTCGATGAAAATCAAGGCGACGAATAACTCGGCAGGGACGGGGAGCCCGCCGCCGATTAACAAAAAGGAAGCGACCACCGAACTGCTGGTCAAGAACAGCGAGACTACGGTGATTGGCGGCATTTATGTGGATAGCGACACCGACGAGGATCAGGGGGTGCCGTTCCTGATGGATATTCCATTGCTTGGCTGGTTGTTCAAGTCAAACACCAAAACAAAGACAAAAACAGAATTGCTGATCTTTATTACGCCGAAAATCGTAAGTTAA
- a CDS encoding pilus assembly protein PilP produces MIRKRNSVPLLIAMVALLLALPGCQKGEQASQPPPPVHKAKANPSVPPVQKQLSSAALSPGVSARLVFANRKDPFRPYLQAKVEKGSVAKSRPASLLPILSYAVGQFRVTGIIAGLRENKALVVDPAGKGYVVTVGMNIGSNNGVITKIGPSFIEISEKFKDDAGKTKKRLVKLSLTKKQ; encoded by the coding sequence TAGCGTACCGTTACTCATTGCCATGGTGGCTTTGCTGCTAGCGCTGCCGGGATGCCAAAAGGGCGAGCAGGCATCCCAGCCACCACCGCCGGTTCATAAGGCGAAAGCAAATCCATCGGTGCCGCCGGTGCAGAAGCAGCTCAGTTCTGCTGCATTGTCTCCTGGCGTTTCGGCCCGCCTCGTTTTTGCTAACCGCAAAGATCCATTCCGCCCTTATCTCCAGGCAAAGGTGGAAAAAGGTTCCGTGGCCAAATCCCGGCCGGCAAGCCTGTTACCGATACTGAGCTACGCTGTCGGGCAGTTCCGGGTTACCGGCATCATTGCCGGCTTGCGAGAAAACAAGGCGCTGGTTGTTGACCCGGCAGGGAAAGGTTACGTGGTTACGGTTGGCATGAATATCGGTTCGAATAACGGCGTAATCACCAAGATCGGCCCGTCGTTTATCGAAATTTCTGAAAAGTTCAAAGATGACGCCGGCAAGACTAAGAAAAGGCTGGTCAAGCTTTCTCTGACGAAGAAACAGTAA